Genomic window (Leptotrichia sp. oral taxon 212):
TAGGTGAAAAAGTTCTGCTTGAAAAAGAGGATAAAAGGAAGCTTCTTACAATAAAAAATATTAAGAGGCTCAATGAAAAAAAACTAATTGTGGATTTTGAAGAAATTGGAAATATTGATCAGGCAAAGGAGCTGAATGGCTTTCAGATGAAAATAAGGAGAGATCTGCTGCCTGAAAAAAACGAAGATGAGTTTTACATAAAGGATCTTCTTGGAGTTGAAGTTTTTTCTGATAATGAAAAAATAGGTGAAGTTACTGATGTAATGGATACAGCAGCACATAACATACTTATAATCGAAGATATTGTGACTAAAAAGGAAGTAATGATACCTTTAGTAGATGAATTTGTCAAAAAGATAGATTTTAAAAACAACAGGATAGAAGTAGAATTAATAGAAGGAATGAGAGAATAAATGAAATTTACTGTTTTAACTTTATTTCCTGAGCTTTTTGAATTATATCTGTCTCAGACAATTATTCAAAGGGCAGTTGATGCGGAAATAATAGATTATGATATTGTAAATATAAGAGATTATAGTGGAAATAAGCATGGTCAGATGGATGATGTCCCATTTGGAGGGGGGCAGGGATGGTTCTGAAACCGGAAGCCTACTGGAATTTTTTTAAGGAAAGATACAGTGAAAGTGAAAAACCTTACACGGTATTTGTTTCTCCACAGGGAAAAAGACTGGATCATCGGAAGGTGACAGAACTGGTTAAAAAAAAAGAAATAGCTGTAATTTCTGGAAGATACGAAGGTCTTGATCAGAGAGTTATTGACAAGTTTGTCGATGAGGAAATATCAATAGGAGATTACGTACTTAGTAGTGGAGATTTACCAACACTTGTACTTATGGATTCCATAACGAGAATAAAGGAAGGTGTTATAAAAAAGGAGTCTTTTGAAACAGATTCATTTTACAATGGACTTTTAGGTTTTCCTCAGTATACTCGTCCGCCTGAAATAGAAGGGCATGAAGTCCCGGAGGTATTAAGAAGTGGAAATCATGCTAAAATAGATGAATACAGATTATTGAAATCTATCGAGAAAACTATTAAAAATAGACCGGATCTGATGGAGAAAAAACTTTCAGAAGATGAGGAATTTAAGAAAATGTACATGAAACTGATGAAAAAAAAGAAGTGATGTTATATTAACTGATGCAAAAAATGTAGAAAGATTGAGAGGAGGAAAGAAATGATTTATCAGCTTGGAGATAGAAAGCCTAAAATTTCAGGTGAAGTTTTTGTTGCAGAAAGTGCAGATGTCATAGGTGATGTGGAGCTTCATGATGGTGTAAATGTGTGGTTTGGCGCAGTCATAAGGGGAGATGTGGAAAAAATAACAATAGGAAAAAATAGCAACATTCAGGATAATGCTACCGTACACACAGATTTTGGACTTACATGTACAGTCGGAGAAAATGTGACAGTAGGGCATAATGTTATACTTCACAGCTGTGAAATAGGTAATAATGTTATTATTGGAATGGGCAGCACAATCTTAAATGGAGCTAAAATAGCCTCCGACTGCATGGTGGGAGCAAATTCCCTTGTAACCCATAAAATTCCTTATGAAGAAGGTGTCCTGATTTTAGGAAGTCCGGCTAAAGTTGTAAGAAAGCTGACTGAGGAAGAAAAAGCCCATTTAAAGAAAAATGGACAGCATTATGTAGAAAATGGAAAATTATATACAAAAAAACTGAAAAAAATATAATAAAAAAGGGCTGTTTTAAATAAAATTTGATAAAAAAAATCTATTTTTCATTTTAATTATTTTTAGAATAGCCCTATTTTAATGTTATTTACTTAATTGCTTTATATCCAGTATTTCCCATCTGTTTCCTTTCTTTATCAATTCTACAGTATAATCGACATAACTGTATTTTACCGTTGCGGCAAGTTTTTCATCTACCACTTCAGCCATTGCACTATTAAAATCAGCTATCGTCTTTTTTGTTTCTTCTTCTGATAATTTTTGGTTTTTAAGAGTTTCTATAGATTTACCAGTTTTTTGCTTATATCTTTTTGCCGCCTCTTCGTCAAGTTTTTTCGAGGTAAAATTTTCCGGATCAGGAGAAATTATAGTAACAATGGAAAGAACTTTTTTATTTGGCAGAAATCTTATTTCTTTTATTACATTTTGTATATTTTTTGTAATAACATCCCACTTACTTGCATAATATTCCTGATATTCTTTGGGTTCATACTGAAGAAATTCCTTTATCATTTTATCCTGTGAAAATTCTTTTTTTATTACTTTTTCAATTTCTACGCTACTGTTTTCCTGTTCTGTTTTAGAAATTTTTACATTATAGTCTGCTATTATTTTATATTCATCAGAAAAACTGGGAATGCTAAAAATTGAAAGTAGAACAAATATTACTTTTTTCATATGGACTTTCCTTTCTATAAATTTTTTATATATACGATTTTATTTTTTAGATTATTTTTATATAGAATATTGAAATAAAATTAACCTAACTGATTTATCTCTTCTATATTGGATTTTAAAAATTTTTCATTAGTTACTTGAATAATAACCATTGTTCTTTCTGATTCATATTTTACATAAAGCATAATTGAAGAATTATAATATAAAATTGCATTTGCATTTTTATTTTCAATCTTTGTCAGGTCAGTTCTTTTTCCATAATATCTTTTATATGTTTCAAGTATTCTTTTATGTTCGCTGGGAGTTGTCTCGTGAGAAAAAACACATGACATTAAATGATTACTTAAAAATAAAAAACTGGAAAGGCTGTAGTTATAATTAAAAGGACCTCTCACATTTTCATAGGCATAGATTAGTCCTCCACCTCCCTGTGTACTGTAAAATGACTTTTTTTTAAGAGTATCTTCAAGTTCTTTTCTGTTCATAAAAAATCTGATTCCAGGCATAACAATATGATTTTCATCGGCAATTTTGTTTTCAGGAGATTTCCAGGTATTATTTTTTTGTTCAGCAAATACAGAAAATGAAAAGAAAATCATAATAATACAAATAATTTTTTTCATATTTACCTCCAACATTTTATTATTAATTATACCATAAAAAAAACAACTTTAAAATAAGTTGAAACAGAGTATGAGAAAAAAATATTAAAAATGAAATATAAAAGCGGAAATTACAAAATAAAAAATGATATAAATGTTTAAAAATTAAATCAGGGCATGCATTCTGAAATTTTCTAATTTTATTTTTAGATTTTCAGAAATATGCCCTTTTTATATAAAAACTTCGAATAGTAAAAAAAATTATTATTTTAGATTGTTGATTTCAGTAATTCTCATATCTAGAAGTTCTTTGTTTGCTAACTGAACTACAGAAACAGTTGAGTTATTGGTTTTGTCATAATATACAAGTAGAAGCATTGCATTGTTATAATACAGTATTGCATTTGCATTTTTATTTTCAATCTTTGTCAGATTATTTTTTGGTGTATTTTTGAAAAAATTCACATAAGAATTTACAATTTTTTTATGTTCTGACAGTGTAGAAGGTTTCATAAATACAGATGAAAGCAGCTGATCATCTGCAAATAAAAAACTTGCATTTTTATTGACATTGTTTAACATATCGGGTACATCTGTGTAGGCATAGATTTTACTGGATTCTTCAATCATGCTGTCTACAGGACTCTTTTTAATTGAATCTTCCAGCTGTTTTTTAGTCATGAAAAAACTGATTTTTGGTGTAATTTCAAGATTAAGACCTTCTTTTTCATTTGCACCGAACATTGAGAAACATAAAACAAATAATAATAAGTAAATATACTTTTTCATAGTAGCCTCCTAAATTTTTATTATCTGTATAATAACATACGAAAATGAAAATAAACTGAAAAAAATTAATTTTTTGAAAATAAAGTAGAAAAAAGATAACAAATAGATTATAATAAAATAAAAAATTAAGGAGATGGAATGATTAAAAGAAGAATTGCAATCTTATTTTTATTATTATTTTCACTGGGGTTTACAGCACAATACAAAACAGTAAAAGGAAAAAATGTGAAAATGTCACAGCAGGAAATGGATAGAAATGCAGCTGAGATAGTGGAACTTTTAAAATTTTTAGATATGGATGAAGTCAAGCAGGAAACAATAAAAGAAATAAAAGAAGATATGAAAAGAAAAACTGGAGCAGGAGAGAATTATCTTCAAAGCCGAGTTTTTGAAATAGTTAGAGATATAATGGGAATAATAATTGAAAATAGAGAAACGACAGTTACAGAAATAACTTTTTTATCAGGTAAAGAAGCAGATGTGGAAATTGAGATAAAAACACCGGAAGTATTAGATGAGAAAAGTGGTTTTCTTGAAAAAAATATAGAAAAAGCAGTCGACGAGGAATATATAAAAAAATATGGAGAAATGCCAAATTTTTCAAAAGTTAAAAATTCTTCGAAAAATGAGCAGAAGAAAATAATGGACAGGATAGATTCTATTGCAAAAGAAGTAATAAAAAATAACATAAGAAATAAAAGAGTTAATTATAATTTTTTACATGGTAAGTTAAAAGTAATAAAATCGAATGACGGATGGAAAGTTAAAGGATAAAAAATTAGAGAAAGGAGTAAATATATCGTAATTTATTTATACGATATATTTTGAAAAGAAAAATGGAAAAAATTATAGGAATAAATCCGGTTCTTGAGATTCTCAGATCGGATAAGAATATAGAAAAAATAGAAGTATATAAAGGAATAAAGAAAGATACAATAAAAGAAATATTAAATCTGGCAAGTAAAAGAAACATAAAAATATTTTATACAGACAGAAGAATTGAAAACTCCCAGGGAGTTACAGCTCTGGTGTCAGAATTTGATTATTATATGGATTTGTCTGATTTTTTAGGAAAAGTACTGGCAAAGGACAAATCGATAGTAGTAATTTTGGATCAGATACAGGATCCAAGAAATTTTGGAGCAATAATAAGAAGTGCTGAATGTTTTGGAGCTGATGGAATCGTAATTCAGGACAGGAACAATGTAAAGGTTACAGAAACTGTTGTAAAGTCATCTACTGGAGCAATAGAGCATGTTGACATTGTAAAAGTTACGAATATTTCAGATACAATTGACAGATTTAAAAAGTATGGATATAGAGTCTACGGAGCGGAAGCTGACGGAGAAAATTTCTATTATGAGGAGGACTATCCTGACAAAGTCTGCCTTGTTCTTGGAAGTGAAGGAAACGGAATGAGAAAGAAAGTTAAGGACCACTGTGACAAAATAGTAAAGATACACCTTAAAGGTCATATAAATTCCCTGAATGTATCAGTTGCAGGTGGAATAATACTGGCTGAAATGGCGAAGTAGGTGTAGATAGAAGTTTAAAAGATTTAATTAAATAACACAACAATCATTGAAAAATTAAAGCTGAAATGCTATACTGTATAGAAAATATACATATTTACTGAAAAATATAAAAATTAAGAGACAGTAATATATAAAGTGAAAGGAGAAAAGACTTTTAAAGTCGTGAATACAAATGGTAAAAGAATATAAACCGGAACAGATTGAAAAAAAGTGGCAGGAAAAATGGCAGGAAAAGAATGTTTTTAAAAGTGAAAATAAAGTAGAGGGAAAGCAGAACTACTACACTCTTGAAATGTTTGCTTATCCTTCAGGAAAGCTGCACGTGGGGCATTTAAGAAACTACGCTATAGGAGATGCCATTGCAAGATATAAGAAAATGAAGGGGTTTAATGTATTGCATCCATTTGGATGGGACAGTTTCGGACTTCCCGCTGAAAATGCCGCAATTGATAATGGGGCACATCCTGGGCAATGGACAAAAGCTAATATTGACAATATGAGAAGACAGCTTAAATTAATGGGGCTTTCATATGACTGGGACAGGGAAATAAGTACATACACTCCTGAATATTATAAATGGAATCAGCTGTTCTTCATAGAGATGTATAAAAAAGGACTTGTTTACAAGAAAAGATCTTATGTAAACTGGTGTCCTGACTGCAATACAGTTCTAGCAAATGAACAGGTTGAAGATGGAAAATGCTGGAGACACAGTAAAACAGATGTAATTCAGAAAGAACTTTCACAATGGTATCTGAAAATAACTGACTATGCAGAAGAACTGCTTCAGGGACATGAAGAACTGAAGGGACACTGGCCGGATAAAGTTCTTGCAATGCAGAAAAACTGGATTGGAAAATCTATAGGAAGTGAAATAAATTTTGTACTTGATTACAAATTTGATGGCAATAGCAGAGATAAAGAAAGTAATCTGAACATAGGAAATGATGGAGAAGTTATAATTCCTGTATTTACAACGAGGGCAGATACCCTGTTCGGTGTAACTTATGCAGTAATTGCACCTGAACATCCACTTGTTGAAGA
Coding sequences:
- a CDS encoding gamma carbonic anhydrase family protein, yielding MIYQLGDRKPKISGEVFVAESADVIGDVELHDGVNVWFGAVIRGDVEKITIGKNSNIQDNATVHTDFGLTCTVGENVTVGHNVILHSCEIGNNVIIGMGSTILNGAKIASDCMVGANSLVTHKIPYEEGVLILGSPAKVVRKLTEEEKAHLKKNGQHYVENGKLYTKKLKKI
- the rimM gene encoding ribosome maturation factor RimM (Essential for efficient processing of 16S rRNA) is translated as MENLINIGTIIGTHHLLGSVKMNSIFIETELIIGEKVLLEKEDKRKLLTIKNIKRLNEKKLIVDFEEIGNIDQAKELNGFQMKIRRDLLPEKNEDEFYIKDLLGVEVFSDNEKIGEVTDVMDTAAHNILIIEDIVTKKEVMIPLVDEFVKKIDFKNNRIEVELIEGMRE
- the rlmB gene encoding 23S rRNA (guanosine(2251)-2'-O)-methyltransferase RlmB, whose protein sequence is MEKIIGINPVLEILRSDKNIEKIEVYKGIKKDTIKEILNLASKRNIKIFYTDRRIENSQGVTALVSEFDYYMDLSDFLGKVLAKDKSIVVILDQIQDPRNFGAIIRSAECFGADGIVIQDRNNVKVTETVVKSSTGAIEHVDIVKVTNISDTIDRFKKYGYRVYGAEADGENFYYEEDYPDKVCLVLGSEGNGMRKKVKDHCDKIVKIHLKGHINSLNVSVAGGIILAEMAK